Proteins from a genomic interval of Ramlibacter algicola:
- a CDS encoding alpha/beta hydrolase family protein yields MTATPTFTVEDHIRLRRVGAMAASPDGRWLAVAVQRLDRDGVKYVADLWKVPTDGGEPMQLTRGECNDAAPCFRHDGALGFLSNRQPTDVKPDEDADKRMQVWLLPTTGGEPVQLTDEPLGIEEFRFAAKADRLLALAPVLPDVEHGKQRETAAERAKKGPSLRTFKRQPVRHWDHWLHQDTDRASTHLLLMTAGGQDRVDLTPEAAGELDIDPAFAITADGRRAAFTWRTAGTDREDDYTMVLLDLQTRQRIVLPQAPCSNSEMPHFSPDGRQLAFVRSTRSARDVVRPVLVVADENGATRELARAWDRWPMPWDWSADGRQLFVTADDAGVLPVFAVDVASGDVQRLTAGAGAHSGVVALPQGGFACSRSTLLDAPECHVHDGRPDSAPRPLARLSGFEPATAWAETESITTLSDDGTPIQSWITRPKNAAAPSPVLLWIHGGPIGMSGDGWHWRWNSLLAVAQGYTVVQPNPRGSTGFGQQFIQGIWGNVWGGQCYRDLMAVTDALEKRADVDPTRIMAMGGSFGGYMTNWIGTQTQRFRCLITHASIVTMANFTGTTDHPAWWYLEMGGENPYAQPDAYDRYAPIRHIANWKTPVLILHGEKDYRCPVGEGLNLFEALQYHGVESELAIFPDENHWILKPRNVVAWYEQVLGFLGKHMQAH; encoded by the coding sequence ATGACCGCCACGCCCACCTTCACAGTCGAAGACCACATCCGCCTGCGCCGCGTCGGCGCCATGGCTGCCTCGCCCGACGGCCGCTGGCTGGCGGTCGCCGTGCAGCGGCTCGACCGCGACGGGGTGAAGTACGTGGCCGACCTGTGGAAGGTGCCCACCGACGGCGGCGAGCCCATGCAGCTGACCCGCGGCGAGTGCAACGACGCGGCGCCCTGCTTCCGCCACGACGGCGCGCTCGGCTTCCTGTCGAACCGCCAACCGACCGACGTCAAGCCCGACGAGGACGCCGACAAGCGCATGCAGGTCTGGCTGCTGCCGACCACCGGTGGCGAGCCGGTGCAGCTGACCGACGAGCCGCTGGGCATCGAGGAGTTCCGCTTCGCCGCCAAGGCCGACCGCCTGCTGGCGCTGGCGCCGGTGCTGCCGGACGTCGAGCACGGCAAGCAGCGCGAGACGGCCGCCGAGCGCGCCAAGAAGGGACCGAGCCTGCGCACGTTCAAGCGCCAGCCGGTGCGCCACTGGGACCACTGGCTGCACCAGGACACCGATCGAGCCAGCACGCACCTGCTGCTGATGACGGCCGGCGGCCAGGACCGCGTGGACCTCACGCCCGAAGCGGCCGGCGAGCTGGACATCGATCCCGCGTTCGCCATCACGGCCGACGGCCGCCGCGCGGCGTTCACCTGGCGCACGGCCGGCACCGACCGCGAGGACGACTACACGATGGTCCTGCTGGACCTGCAGACGCGCCAGCGCATCGTGCTGCCGCAGGCGCCGTGCAGCAACAGCGAGATGCCGCACTTCTCGCCCGACGGCCGCCAGCTGGCGTTCGTGCGCTCGACGCGCTCGGCACGCGACGTCGTGCGGCCGGTGCTGGTCGTCGCCGACGAGAACGGCGCCACGCGCGAACTCGCGCGCGCCTGGGACCGCTGGCCGATGCCCTGGGACTGGTCGGCGGATGGCCGCCAGCTGTTCGTGACCGCAGACGACGCGGGCGTGCTGCCGGTGTTCGCGGTGGACGTCGCGTCCGGCGACGTGCAGCGCCTCACCGCCGGCGCCGGCGCGCACTCGGGCGTCGTCGCGCTGCCGCAGGGCGGCTTCGCGTGCAGCCGATCGACGCTGCTGGACGCGCCCGAATGCCACGTGCACGACGGCCGCCCCGACAGCGCGCCGCGCCCGCTCGCACGGCTGTCCGGCTTCGAGCCCGCGACGGCGTGGGCCGAGACGGAGAGCATCACGACCTTGTCGGACGACGGCACGCCGATCCAGAGCTGGATCACGCGGCCGAAGAACGCCGCCGCGCCCTCGCCCGTGCTGCTGTGGATCCACGGCGGCCCGATCGGCATGAGCGGCGATGGCTGGCACTGGCGCTGGAACTCGCTGCTGGCCGTGGCGCAGGGCTACACCGTCGTGCAGCCGAACCCGCGCGGCTCGACCGGCTTCGGCCAGCAGTTCATCCAGGGCATCTGGGGCAACGTGTGGGGTGGCCAGTGCTACCGCGACCTGATGGCGGTGACCGACGCATTGGAGAAGCGAGCCGACGTGGACCCGACGCGCATCATGGCCATGGGCGGCAGCTTCGGCGGCTACATGACCAACTGGATCGGCACGCAGACGCAACGCTTCCGCTGCCTCATCACGCACGCCAGCATCGTGACGATGGCCAACTTCACCGGCACCACCGACCACCCGGCGTGGTGGTACCTGGAGATGGGCGGCGAGAACCCGTACGCGCAGCCAGATGCGTACGACCGCTACGCCCCGATCCGCCACATCGCGAACTGGAAGACGCCGGTGCTGATCCTGCACGGCGAGAAGGACTACCGCTGCCCGGTGGGCGAAGGCCTGAACCTGTTCGAGGCGCTGCAGTACCACGGGGTGGAGAGCGAACTGGCGATCTTCCCCGACGAGAACCACTGGATCCTGAAGCCGCGCAACGTCGTCGCGTGGTACGAGCAGGTGCTGGGGTTCCTCGGGAAGCACATGCAGGCGCACTGA
- a CDS encoding cysteine hydrolase family protein codes for MATIRSGQQPALLVIDAQQGVIGDAWDAQRIIGNINVALDRARTAGVPVIWIQQEDEHEYPRGSDPWKLVPDLRPREGELRMSKAHNSAFEHTPLEQELAQMGVSHLVVCGASTNWCVRSTAYAGLERGYDVTLLKDAHTTNAIDLGDGTEIDARGIVIDLNVTMSWSTYPGRKCATATAAEVEFSTER; via the coding sequence ATGGCCACCATCCGCAGCGGACAGCAACCAGCGCTCCTCGTCATCGACGCGCAGCAAGGCGTGATCGGCGACGCCTGGGATGCACAACGCATCATCGGCAACATCAACGTCGCCCTCGACCGTGCCCGCACGGCTGGCGTGCCGGTGATCTGGATCCAGCAGGAGGACGAGCACGAGTACCCGCGCGGAAGCGACCCGTGGAAGCTCGTGCCCGACCTCAGGCCGCGCGAGGGCGAGCTTCGGATGTCGAAGGCGCACAACTCCGCGTTCGAGCACACGCCGCTGGAGCAGGAACTGGCGCAGATGGGCGTGAGCCACCTCGTGGTCTGCGGCGCCTCGACCAACTGGTGCGTGCGCTCGACCGCGTATGCCGGGCTGGAGCGCGGCTACGACGTCACGTTGCTGAAGGATGCGCACACCACCAATGCGATCGACCTGGGCGATGGCACCGAGATCGATGCGCGCGGGATCGTCATCGACCTGAACGTGACGATGTCGTGGTCGACGTATCCGGGGCGGAAGTGCGCGACGGCGACGGCCGCCGAGGTGGAGTTTTCGACCGAACGCTGA